A DNA window from Anastrepha obliqua isolate idAnaObli1 chromosome 5, idAnaObli1_1.0, whole genome shotgun sequence contains the following coding sequences:
- the LOC129247771 gene encoding aspartate--tRNA ligase, mitochondrial isoform X2 — protein sequence MLLISRQLWRGQQTIQLSRLAAGEISGTNSTALVKAGNSKVEISAEPANHMMGGRNRGNVGGGGNRYGGYGVGYGANLGYSGFNGNYCGGYNGYDMNPMNPFSTIAHGRPGPNELMQLMSAMASNFNMNPPPPPPARMTCGELRANHCGLLVEMSGRLIKKRVARFVELRDRSGGASQLVIVEEKYPRIARRMQNMPENTMLTIIGKVNRRPPNSCNQTMPTGEIEVEVQQLKNIEIPPSAKKSGKRSYSTMAKQNNCGITSTEYKMAKSENILKYFENRSMTCNDLRREHIGKTVTLVGWLPPTKASKFLQLKDGYGQTQIMVEEQSMQDTFLTAPEGTVIQIKGKVLGRPRANLNLKYDTGEVEVMVQSVKVLNPDDPYEGPIKAKDKVQKMSIKDLEAEVAENKNGNAAGGGSRAGTSVKSKVIHKIADLNKFSARTHTCAELGKDNINEKVTLCGWLEFQRMGKFFILRDGYGHTQILITPKAKGLEKYQEGFSLESIIKVEGTVIPRPAATINPNMKTGQIEVEAETVEVLNPAKKNLPFEVRHYNRAGERLRLTHRYLDLRFVDMQYNLRTRSSVIMRMREYLINYLGFVEVETPTLFRRTPGGAQEFVVPTRKPGHFYSLVQSPQQFKQMLMAGAIDRYFQVARCYRDEATRPDRQPEFTQLDIELSFTTREDIMQMIEECLRYAWPKQFPPIQTPFRRITYEEAMEKYGTDKPDTRFGFTMCNVSDIVEKNETFANKYDFLGAYAIIVRGNEAVWNTTAKKHFDILSKEFNGTLFVRKFLNYKDVLDRLTKLLTNDVASEFIEKFDVEENDLVFLGIGETRETQTFMGRVRLEYHDIYSANSKKERKENKFLWVVDFPMFERNPDTNKLESVHHPFTAPHPDDMQKFLHSKDELEEVRSQAYDLVLNGQEIGGGSIRIHDRNMQQFVLEKILKIPHEHLNHLLSALESGCPPHGGIALGLDRLISIICRARSMRDVIAFPKSLNGNDPLSNAPVPISDEEKALYHIAVIEDSGKSTEHADEDDDPDAVRSTPSPVPTEAMVVDCDGDGDGDAKSVTTDVDMPSVNEQNLESNENCQQAMDSAKATKASDNTATPATPKRVAAAAAGKKK from the exons ATGCTTCTAATTTCCAGACAGTTGTGGCGCGGTCAGCAAACCATTCAATTAAGCAGACTTGCAGCAGGTGAAATTTCAGGAACGAATTCCACAGCGCTTGTAAAAGCAGGGAATTCCAAAGTGGAAATATCAGCAGAGCCGGCGAATCAC ATGATGGGTGGTCGTAATCGTGGTAATGTCGGAGGCGGTGGTAATCGTTACGGTGGTTATGGCGTGGGTTATGGCGCAAACTTAGGTTACAGTGGTTTCAATGGCAACTACTGTGGCGGGTACAATGGTTACGACATGAATCCTATGAATCCTTTTAGTA cCATTGCTCATGGACGACCAGGACCCAATGAATTAATGCAATTGATGAGCGCAATGGCGAGTAATTTCAACATGAATCCGCCTCCACCACCACCTGCACGTATGACGTGTGGTGAGCTGCGCGCCAACCACTGTGGACTGCTAGTTGAAATGTCCGGGCGTCTAATCAAAAAACGCGTTGCTCGTTTTGTGGAGTTACGTGATCGCAGCGGTGGTGCATCGCAACTGGTAATCGTGGAAGAGAAG TATCCGCGTATAGCGCGTCGTATGCAGAACATGCCTGAAAACACAATGCTAACAATAATCGGCAAAGTAAATAGACGACCGCCGAATTCCTGTAATCAGACTATGCCTACGGGTGAAATCGAAGTGGAAGTTCAACagcttaaaaatattgaaatcccACCTAGCGCCAAAAAATCAGGCAAGCGCTCTTACAGCACAATGGCGAAGCAAAATAATTGCGGCATCACCAGCACCGAATACAAGATGGCCA AAAGtgagaatatattaaaatattttgaaaaccgtTCCATGACTTGCAATGACTTGCGGCGCGAGCACATTGGGAAGACAGTGACGCTCGTCGGTTGGTTACCACCAACTAAAGCTTCCAAATTCTTGCAACTTAAAGATGGTTATGGGCAGACACAAATTATGGTTGAGGAGCAATCG ATGCAAGACACTTTTCTCACTGCGCCTGAAGGAACCGTAATACAAATCAAGGGCAAGGTTTTGGGCAGACCGCGTGCCAACCTCAATTTG AAATACGACACCGGCGAAGTGGAGGTAATGGTCCAAAGTGTTAAAGTATTGAATCCAGACGATCCCTATGAGGGACCTATTAAAGCCAAAGATAAAGTGCAAAAGATGTCAATTAAGGACCTGGAAGCCGAGgttgctgaaaataaaaatggcaaTGCTGCTGGTGGTGGCTCTCGTGCTGGTACATCTGTGAAATCAAAAGTAATACATAAAATAGcggatttgaataaattttctgcGCGCACGCACACCTGCGCTGAATTGGGCAAAGATAATATAAATGAGAAAGTGACACTTTGTGGTTGGCTAGAGTTCCAACGTATGGGTAAATTCTTTATACTGCGTGATGGTTATGGGCATACGCAAATTTTGATTACACCGAAAGCTAAAGGtcttgaaaaatatcaagaagGCTTCTCATTGGAGTCAATTATAAAGGTGGAAGGTACGGTCATACCCCGACCTGCGGCTACGATCAATCCTAACATGAAAACCGGTCAAATTGAAGTCGAAGCAGAAACAGTAGAGGTACTCAATCCGGCTAAGAAAAATCTGCCCTTTGAAGTGCGGCATTATAATCGTGCGGGTGAACGATTGCGCTTAACACACCGTTATCTGGATTTGAG ATTCGTTGATATGCAATATAATTTGCGTACGCGCTCGTCAGTCATAATGCGCATGCGCGAATATCTTATCAACTATTTGGGTTTCGTTGAAGTCGAGACGCCAACCTTGTTCCGACGCACGCCTGGTGGTGCGCAAGAATTCGTTGTGCCCACACGCAAGCCCGGACACTTCTATTCGCTGGTACAAAGTCCACAGCAATTCAAGCAAATGCTAATGGCCGGCGCAATTGATCGTTACTTCCAAGTGGCGCGTTGCTATCGTGACGAGGCCACCCGGCCGGACCGTCAGCCGGAGTTTACACAACTCGATATCGAATTATCCTTTACAACACGCGAAGATATAATGCAAATGATCGAAGAGTGCTTGCGCTATGCGTGGCCAAAACAATTCCCACCCATTCAAACGCCGTTCCGACGCATCACCTATGAGGAAGCAATGGAAAAGTATGGTACTGATAAGCCCGACACCCGCTTTGGTTTCACT ATGTGTAATGTTAGCGACATAGTTGAGAAGAACGAGACCTTCGCAAATAAGTACGATTTTCTAGGCGCCTATGCGATCATTGTACGAGGCAACGAGGCTGTTTGGAACACAACtgcaaaaaaacatttcgacATCCTCAGCAAGGAATTCAACGGCACGCTGTTTGTGCGCAAATTTTTG AACTATAAGGACGTGCTTGATCGTCTAACAAAGTTGCTGACAAACGATGTAGCGAGCGAATTCATAGAGAAATTTGATGTGGAAGAGAACGATTTGGTTTTCCTCGGCATTGGCGAAACTCGCGAAACA CAAACGTTTATGGGCCGCGTACGCCTCGAATATCATGACATCTACTCGGCGAATTCAAAGAAAGAGAGGAAAGAGAATAAATTCCTGTGGGTAGTTGACTTTCCAATGTTTGAGCGCAATCCGGATACGAACAAGTTGGAAAGTGTTCACCATCCATTTACCGCTCCACATCCCGATGATATGCAAAAATTCCTGCACTCCAAGGATGAATTGGAAGAGGTGCGCTCACAAGCCTACGACTTGGTGTTGAACGGCCAAGAGATTGGTGGCGGCTCGATACGTATACATGATCGTAACATGCAACAATTCGTACTGGAGAAGATACTTAAAATACCACATGAGCATTTGAATCATTTATTGAGCGCGTTGGAATCTGGTTGTCCACCGCACGGTGGTATTGCACTTGGGCTCGACCGCCTAATATCGATTATTTGTCGTGCACGTTCGATGCGTGATGTTATTGCATTCCCTAAGTCGTTGAATGGTAATGATCCTCTTTCGAATGCGCCAGTACCTATTTCAGACGAGGAGAAGGCGCTCTATCATATAGCAGTGATTGAGGACTCTGGCAAATCGACAGAGCATGCTGATGAGGATGATGATCCAGATGCAGTGCGTTCCACACCGTCACCGGTGCCAACAGAAGCCATGGTGGTCGATTGTGATGGCGATGGTGATGGTGATGCTAAATCGGTCACAACCGATGTTGACATGCCTTCTGTGAATGAGCAAAATTTGGAGTCCAATGAAAACTGTCAGCAAGCTATGGATTCCGCCAAAGCAACTAAAGCTTCGGACAACACTGCCACACCGGCAACGCCTAAGCGGGTGGCTGCTGCAGCAGCGGGCAAAAAGAAGTAA
- the LOC129247771 gene encoding aspartate--tRNA ligase, mitochondrial isoform X1 translates to MLLISRQLWRGQQTIQLSRLAAGEISGTNSTALVKAGNSKVEISAEPANHMMGGRNRGNVGGGGNRYGGYGVGYGANLGYSGFNGNYCGGYNGYDMNPMNPFSIAIAHGRPGPNELMQLMSAMASNFNMNPPPPPPARMTCGELRANHCGLLVEMSGRLIKKRVARFVELRDRSGGASQLVIVEEKYPRIARRMQNMPENTMLTIIGKVNRRPPNSCNQTMPTGEIEVEVQQLKNIEIPPSAKKSGKRSYSTMAKQNNCGITSTEYKMAKSENILKYFENRSMTCNDLRREHIGKTVTLVGWLPPTKASKFLQLKDGYGQTQIMVEEQSMQDTFLTAPEGTVIQIKGKVLGRPRANLNLKYDTGEVEVMVQSVKVLNPDDPYEGPIKAKDKVQKMSIKDLEAEVAENKNGNAAGGGSRAGTSVKSKVIHKIADLNKFSARTHTCAELGKDNINEKVTLCGWLEFQRMGKFFILRDGYGHTQILITPKAKGLEKYQEGFSLESIIKVEGTVIPRPAATINPNMKTGQIEVEAETVEVLNPAKKNLPFEVRHYNRAGERLRLTHRYLDLRFVDMQYNLRTRSSVIMRMREYLINYLGFVEVETPTLFRRTPGGAQEFVVPTRKPGHFYSLVQSPQQFKQMLMAGAIDRYFQVARCYRDEATRPDRQPEFTQLDIELSFTTREDIMQMIEECLRYAWPKQFPPIQTPFRRITYEEAMEKYGTDKPDTRFGFTMCNVSDIVEKNETFANKYDFLGAYAIIVRGNEAVWNTTAKKHFDILSKEFNGTLFVRKFLNYKDVLDRLTKLLTNDVASEFIEKFDVEENDLVFLGIGETRETQTFMGRVRLEYHDIYSANSKKERKENKFLWVVDFPMFERNPDTNKLESVHHPFTAPHPDDMQKFLHSKDELEEVRSQAYDLVLNGQEIGGGSIRIHDRNMQQFVLEKILKIPHEHLNHLLSALESGCPPHGGIALGLDRLISIICRARSMRDVIAFPKSLNGNDPLSNAPVPISDEEKALYHIAVIEDSGKSTEHADEDDDPDAVRSTPSPVPTEAMVVDCDGDGDGDAKSVTTDVDMPSVNEQNLESNENCQQAMDSAKATKASDNTATPATPKRVAAAAAGKKK, encoded by the exons ATGCTTCTAATTTCCAGACAGTTGTGGCGCGGTCAGCAAACCATTCAATTAAGCAGACTTGCAGCAGGTGAAATTTCAGGAACGAATTCCACAGCGCTTGTAAAAGCAGGGAATTCCAAAGTGGAAATATCAGCAGAGCCGGCGAATCAC ATGATGGGTGGTCGTAATCGTGGTAATGTCGGAGGCGGTGGTAATCGTTACGGTGGTTATGGCGTGGGTTATGGCGCAAACTTAGGTTACAGTGGTTTCAATGGCAACTACTGTGGCGGGTACAATGGTTACGACATGAATCCTATGAATCCTTTTAGTA tagcCATTGCTCATGGACGACCAGGACCCAATGAATTAATGCAATTGATGAGCGCAATGGCGAGTAATTTCAACATGAATCCGCCTCCACCACCACCTGCACGTATGACGTGTGGTGAGCTGCGCGCCAACCACTGTGGACTGCTAGTTGAAATGTCCGGGCGTCTAATCAAAAAACGCGTTGCTCGTTTTGTGGAGTTACGTGATCGCAGCGGTGGTGCATCGCAACTGGTAATCGTGGAAGAGAAG TATCCGCGTATAGCGCGTCGTATGCAGAACATGCCTGAAAACACAATGCTAACAATAATCGGCAAAGTAAATAGACGACCGCCGAATTCCTGTAATCAGACTATGCCTACGGGTGAAATCGAAGTGGAAGTTCAACagcttaaaaatattgaaatcccACCTAGCGCCAAAAAATCAGGCAAGCGCTCTTACAGCACAATGGCGAAGCAAAATAATTGCGGCATCACCAGCACCGAATACAAGATGGCCA AAAGtgagaatatattaaaatattttgaaaaccgtTCCATGACTTGCAATGACTTGCGGCGCGAGCACATTGGGAAGACAGTGACGCTCGTCGGTTGGTTACCACCAACTAAAGCTTCCAAATTCTTGCAACTTAAAGATGGTTATGGGCAGACACAAATTATGGTTGAGGAGCAATCG ATGCAAGACACTTTTCTCACTGCGCCTGAAGGAACCGTAATACAAATCAAGGGCAAGGTTTTGGGCAGACCGCGTGCCAACCTCAATTTG AAATACGACACCGGCGAAGTGGAGGTAATGGTCCAAAGTGTTAAAGTATTGAATCCAGACGATCCCTATGAGGGACCTATTAAAGCCAAAGATAAAGTGCAAAAGATGTCAATTAAGGACCTGGAAGCCGAGgttgctgaaaataaaaatggcaaTGCTGCTGGTGGTGGCTCTCGTGCTGGTACATCTGTGAAATCAAAAGTAATACATAAAATAGcggatttgaataaattttctgcGCGCACGCACACCTGCGCTGAATTGGGCAAAGATAATATAAATGAGAAAGTGACACTTTGTGGTTGGCTAGAGTTCCAACGTATGGGTAAATTCTTTATACTGCGTGATGGTTATGGGCATACGCAAATTTTGATTACACCGAAAGCTAAAGGtcttgaaaaatatcaagaagGCTTCTCATTGGAGTCAATTATAAAGGTGGAAGGTACGGTCATACCCCGACCTGCGGCTACGATCAATCCTAACATGAAAACCGGTCAAATTGAAGTCGAAGCAGAAACAGTAGAGGTACTCAATCCGGCTAAGAAAAATCTGCCCTTTGAAGTGCGGCATTATAATCGTGCGGGTGAACGATTGCGCTTAACACACCGTTATCTGGATTTGAG ATTCGTTGATATGCAATATAATTTGCGTACGCGCTCGTCAGTCATAATGCGCATGCGCGAATATCTTATCAACTATTTGGGTTTCGTTGAAGTCGAGACGCCAACCTTGTTCCGACGCACGCCTGGTGGTGCGCAAGAATTCGTTGTGCCCACACGCAAGCCCGGACACTTCTATTCGCTGGTACAAAGTCCACAGCAATTCAAGCAAATGCTAATGGCCGGCGCAATTGATCGTTACTTCCAAGTGGCGCGTTGCTATCGTGACGAGGCCACCCGGCCGGACCGTCAGCCGGAGTTTACACAACTCGATATCGAATTATCCTTTACAACACGCGAAGATATAATGCAAATGATCGAAGAGTGCTTGCGCTATGCGTGGCCAAAACAATTCCCACCCATTCAAACGCCGTTCCGACGCATCACCTATGAGGAAGCAATGGAAAAGTATGGTACTGATAAGCCCGACACCCGCTTTGGTTTCACT ATGTGTAATGTTAGCGACATAGTTGAGAAGAACGAGACCTTCGCAAATAAGTACGATTTTCTAGGCGCCTATGCGATCATTGTACGAGGCAACGAGGCTGTTTGGAACACAACtgcaaaaaaacatttcgacATCCTCAGCAAGGAATTCAACGGCACGCTGTTTGTGCGCAAATTTTTG AACTATAAGGACGTGCTTGATCGTCTAACAAAGTTGCTGACAAACGATGTAGCGAGCGAATTCATAGAGAAATTTGATGTGGAAGAGAACGATTTGGTTTTCCTCGGCATTGGCGAAACTCGCGAAACA CAAACGTTTATGGGCCGCGTACGCCTCGAATATCATGACATCTACTCGGCGAATTCAAAGAAAGAGAGGAAAGAGAATAAATTCCTGTGGGTAGTTGACTTTCCAATGTTTGAGCGCAATCCGGATACGAACAAGTTGGAAAGTGTTCACCATCCATTTACCGCTCCACATCCCGATGATATGCAAAAATTCCTGCACTCCAAGGATGAATTGGAAGAGGTGCGCTCACAAGCCTACGACTTGGTGTTGAACGGCCAAGAGATTGGTGGCGGCTCGATACGTATACATGATCGTAACATGCAACAATTCGTACTGGAGAAGATACTTAAAATACCACATGAGCATTTGAATCATTTATTGAGCGCGTTGGAATCTGGTTGTCCACCGCACGGTGGTATTGCACTTGGGCTCGACCGCCTAATATCGATTATTTGTCGTGCACGTTCGATGCGTGATGTTATTGCATTCCCTAAGTCGTTGAATGGTAATGATCCTCTTTCGAATGCGCCAGTACCTATTTCAGACGAGGAGAAGGCGCTCTATCATATAGCAGTGATTGAGGACTCTGGCAAATCGACAGAGCATGCTGATGAGGATGATGATCCAGATGCAGTGCGTTCCACACCGTCACCGGTGCCAACAGAAGCCATGGTGGTCGATTGTGATGGCGATGGTGATGGTGATGCTAAATCGGTCACAACCGATGTTGACATGCCTTCTGTGAATGAGCAAAATTTGGAGTCCAATGAAAACTGTCAGCAAGCTATGGATTCCGCCAAAGCAACTAAAGCTTCGGACAACACTGCCACACCGGCAACGCCTAAGCGGGTGGCTGCTGCAGCAGCGGGCAAAAAGAAGTAA
- the LOC129247771 gene encoding aspartate--tRNA ligase, mitochondrial isoform X3: MMGGRNRGNVGGGGNRYGGYGVGYGANLGYSGFNGNYCGGYNGYDMNPMNPFSIAIAHGRPGPNELMQLMSAMASNFNMNPPPPPPARMTCGELRANHCGLLVEMSGRLIKKRVARFVELRDRSGGASQLVIVEEKYPRIARRMQNMPENTMLTIIGKVNRRPPNSCNQTMPTGEIEVEVQQLKNIEIPPSAKKSGKRSYSTMAKQNNCGITSTEYKMAKSENILKYFENRSMTCNDLRREHIGKTVTLVGWLPPTKASKFLQLKDGYGQTQIMVEEQSMQDTFLTAPEGTVIQIKGKVLGRPRANLNLKYDTGEVEVMVQSVKVLNPDDPYEGPIKAKDKVQKMSIKDLEAEVAENKNGNAAGGGSRAGTSVKSKVIHKIADLNKFSARTHTCAELGKDNINEKVTLCGWLEFQRMGKFFILRDGYGHTQILITPKAKGLEKYQEGFSLESIIKVEGTVIPRPAATINPNMKTGQIEVEAETVEVLNPAKKNLPFEVRHYNRAGERLRLTHRYLDLRFVDMQYNLRTRSSVIMRMREYLINYLGFVEVETPTLFRRTPGGAQEFVVPTRKPGHFYSLVQSPQQFKQMLMAGAIDRYFQVARCYRDEATRPDRQPEFTQLDIELSFTTREDIMQMIEECLRYAWPKQFPPIQTPFRRITYEEAMEKYGTDKPDTRFGFTMCNVSDIVEKNETFANKYDFLGAYAIIVRGNEAVWNTTAKKHFDILSKEFNGTLFVRKFLNYKDVLDRLTKLLTNDVASEFIEKFDVEENDLVFLGIGETRETQTFMGRVRLEYHDIYSANSKKERKENKFLWVVDFPMFERNPDTNKLESVHHPFTAPHPDDMQKFLHSKDELEEVRSQAYDLVLNGQEIGGGSIRIHDRNMQQFVLEKILKIPHEHLNHLLSALESGCPPHGGIALGLDRLISIICRARSMRDVIAFPKSLNGNDPLSNAPVPISDEEKALYHIAVIEDSGKSTEHADEDDDPDAVRSTPSPVPTEAMVVDCDGDGDGDAKSVTTDVDMPSVNEQNLESNENCQQAMDSAKATKASDNTATPATPKRVAAAAAGKKK, encoded by the exons ATGATGGGTGGTCGTAATCGTGGTAATGTCGGAGGCGGTGGTAATCGTTACGGTGGTTATGGCGTGGGTTATGGCGCAAACTTAGGTTACAGTGGTTTCAATGGCAACTACTGTGGCGGGTACAATGGTTACGACATGAATCCTATGAATCCTTTTAGTA tagcCATTGCTCATGGACGACCAGGACCCAATGAATTAATGCAATTGATGAGCGCAATGGCGAGTAATTTCAACATGAATCCGCCTCCACCACCACCTGCACGTATGACGTGTGGTGAGCTGCGCGCCAACCACTGTGGACTGCTAGTTGAAATGTCCGGGCGTCTAATCAAAAAACGCGTTGCTCGTTTTGTGGAGTTACGTGATCGCAGCGGTGGTGCATCGCAACTGGTAATCGTGGAAGAGAAG TATCCGCGTATAGCGCGTCGTATGCAGAACATGCCTGAAAACACAATGCTAACAATAATCGGCAAAGTAAATAGACGACCGCCGAATTCCTGTAATCAGACTATGCCTACGGGTGAAATCGAAGTGGAAGTTCAACagcttaaaaatattgaaatcccACCTAGCGCCAAAAAATCAGGCAAGCGCTCTTACAGCACAATGGCGAAGCAAAATAATTGCGGCATCACCAGCACCGAATACAAGATGGCCA AAAGtgagaatatattaaaatattttgaaaaccgtTCCATGACTTGCAATGACTTGCGGCGCGAGCACATTGGGAAGACAGTGACGCTCGTCGGTTGGTTACCACCAACTAAAGCTTCCAAATTCTTGCAACTTAAAGATGGTTATGGGCAGACACAAATTATGGTTGAGGAGCAATCG ATGCAAGACACTTTTCTCACTGCGCCTGAAGGAACCGTAATACAAATCAAGGGCAAGGTTTTGGGCAGACCGCGTGCCAACCTCAATTTG AAATACGACACCGGCGAAGTGGAGGTAATGGTCCAAAGTGTTAAAGTATTGAATCCAGACGATCCCTATGAGGGACCTATTAAAGCCAAAGATAAAGTGCAAAAGATGTCAATTAAGGACCTGGAAGCCGAGgttgctgaaaataaaaatggcaaTGCTGCTGGTGGTGGCTCTCGTGCTGGTACATCTGTGAAATCAAAAGTAATACATAAAATAGcggatttgaataaattttctgcGCGCACGCACACCTGCGCTGAATTGGGCAAAGATAATATAAATGAGAAAGTGACACTTTGTGGTTGGCTAGAGTTCCAACGTATGGGTAAATTCTTTATACTGCGTGATGGTTATGGGCATACGCAAATTTTGATTACACCGAAAGCTAAAGGtcttgaaaaatatcaagaagGCTTCTCATTGGAGTCAATTATAAAGGTGGAAGGTACGGTCATACCCCGACCTGCGGCTACGATCAATCCTAACATGAAAACCGGTCAAATTGAAGTCGAAGCAGAAACAGTAGAGGTACTCAATCCGGCTAAGAAAAATCTGCCCTTTGAAGTGCGGCATTATAATCGTGCGGGTGAACGATTGCGCTTAACACACCGTTATCTGGATTTGAG ATTCGTTGATATGCAATATAATTTGCGTACGCGCTCGTCAGTCATAATGCGCATGCGCGAATATCTTATCAACTATTTGGGTTTCGTTGAAGTCGAGACGCCAACCTTGTTCCGACGCACGCCTGGTGGTGCGCAAGAATTCGTTGTGCCCACACGCAAGCCCGGACACTTCTATTCGCTGGTACAAAGTCCACAGCAATTCAAGCAAATGCTAATGGCCGGCGCAATTGATCGTTACTTCCAAGTGGCGCGTTGCTATCGTGACGAGGCCACCCGGCCGGACCGTCAGCCGGAGTTTACACAACTCGATATCGAATTATCCTTTACAACACGCGAAGATATAATGCAAATGATCGAAGAGTGCTTGCGCTATGCGTGGCCAAAACAATTCCCACCCATTCAAACGCCGTTCCGACGCATCACCTATGAGGAAGCAATGGAAAAGTATGGTACTGATAAGCCCGACACCCGCTTTGGTTTCACT ATGTGTAATGTTAGCGACATAGTTGAGAAGAACGAGACCTTCGCAAATAAGTACGATTTTCTAGGCGCCTATGCGATCATTGTACGAGGCAACGAGGCTGTTTGGAACACAACtgcaaaaaaacatttcgacATCCTCAGCAAGGAATTCAACGGCACGCTGTTTGTGCGCAAATTTTTG AACTATAAGGACGTGCTTGATCGTCTAACAAAGTTGCTGACAAACGATGTAGCGAGCGAATTCATAGAGAAATTTGATGTGGAAGAGAACGATTTGGTTTTCCTCGGCATTGGCGAAACTCGCGAAACA CAAACGTTTATGGGCCGCGTACGCCTCGAATATCATGACATCTACTCGGCGAATTCAAAGAAAGAGAGGAAAGAGAATAAATTCCTGTGGGTAGTTGACTTTCCAATGTTTGAGCGCAATCCGGATACGAACAAGTTGGAAAGTGTTCACCATCCATTTACCGCTCCACATCCCGATGATATGCAAAAATTCCTGCACTCCAAGGATGAATTGGAAGAGGTGCGCTCACAAGCCTACGACTTGGTGTTGAACGGCCAAGAGATTGGTGGCGGCTCGATACGTATACATGATCGTAACATGCAACAATTCGTACTGGAGAAGATACTTAAAATACCACATGAGCATTTGAATCATTTATTGAGCGCGTTGGAATCTGGTTGTCCACCGCACGGTGGTATTGCACTTGGGCTCGACCGCCTAATATCGATTATTTGTCGTGCACGTTCGATGCGTGATGTTATTGCATTCCCTAAGTCGTTGAATGGTAATGATCCTCTTTCGAATGCGCCAGTACCTATTTCAGACGAGGAGAAGGCGCTCTATCATATAGCAGTGATTGAGGACTCTGGCAAATCGACAGAGCATGCTGATGAGGATGATGATCCAGATGCAGTGCGTTCCACACCGTCACCGGTGCCAACAGAAGCCATGGTGGTCGATTGTGATGGCGATGGTGATGGTGATGCTAAATCGGTCACAACCGATGTTGACATGCCTTCTGTGAATGAGCAAAATTTGGAGTCCAATGAAAACTGTCAGCAAGCTATGGATTCCGCCAAAGCAACTAAAGCTTCGGACAACACTGCCACACCGGCAACGCCTAAGCGGGTGGCTGCTGCAGCAGCGGGCAAAAAGAAGTAA